A portion of the Edaphobacter lichenicola genome contains these proteins:
- the alr gene encoding alanine racemase, which produces MKSWVEISEKRLTGNYQLLKKAAGGDTAVLAVVKANAYGHGAAICAPVLVRAGATWLGVTDAAEGACVRKALTAAGIEPGNQPQILTMSGPLPEDADELLRHQLTPVVWQQEQLLWLSAAVTKHNSAPVPIHLEIDTGMARQGVAPGEDLSAVLQWLKNHATLQLDGVFTHFASSEVASSPQTLLQRRRFEQAIAQVASSGLQPAWVHAGNSSTVDNQGTEENLPWLRGLASTIGARSMVRPGIALYGYCLPIESANASAPPQPEIEASLQPIMTWKTRIIGLRDIHPGDSVGYNGIFAADKPMRLALLPIGYADGLRRELSASNTRPGGWAMIHGKPAPFVGRVSMNLTIVDVSKIEDLALGDEVVILGDGITADDHAHLANTIAYEIVCGVRASSQLTA; this is translated from the coding sequence GTGAAGAGTTGGGTGGAGATCTCCGAAAAGCGCCTCACCGGCAACTATCAGCTCCTGAAAAAAGCTGCAGGCGGCGACACCGCCGTCCTCGCCGTGGTCAAAGCCAACGCCTACGGCCACGGAGCAGCCATCTGCGCTCCCGTCCTCGTACGCGCCGGGGCCACCTGGCTCGGTGTCACCGATGCTGCCGAAGGCGCATGCGTCCGCAAGGCTCTCACCGCCGCAGGCATCGAGCCCGGAAACCAACCCCAAATCCTCACCATGTCAGGCCCCCTCCCCGAAGACGCCGACGAGCTTCTTCGCCATCAGCTAACCCCCGTCGTCTGGCAGCAGGAGCAACTCCTCTGGCTCTCCGCCGCCGTCACAAAACACAACTCCGCGCCCGTCCCCATCCACCTCGAAATCGACACCGGCATGGCACGCCAGGGTGTTGCCCCAGGAGAAGATCTCTCTGCCGTCCTACAGTGGTTGAAAAACCACGCGACGCTGCAACTCGATGGCGTCTTCACCCACTTTGCCTCCTCCGAAGTCGCCTCGTCCCCTCAAACCCTGCTTCAGCGAAGACGCTTCGAGCAAGCGATCGCCCAGGTTGCATCGTCTGGCCTCCAGCCGGCCTGGGTCCACGCTGGCAACTCGTCCACCGTTGACAACCAGGGCACCGAAGAGAACCTCCCATGGCTGCGTGGGCTCGCATCGACCATCGGAGCCCGCTCCATGGTGCGCCCCGGCATCGCACTCTACGGATACTGCCTGCCAATCGAATCCGCCAACGCCTCCGCCCCTCCGCAACCCGAGATCGAAGCCAGCCTGCAACCCATCATGACGTGGAAGACACGCATCATCGGCCTCCGCGACATCCATCCCGGAGACTCCGTCGGCTACAACGGAATCTTCGCAGCCGACAAGCCCATGCGACTGGCCCTCCTCCCCATCGGATACGCAGACGGCCTGCGCCGCGAGCTCTCCGCATCGAACACGCGCCCCGGCGGCTGGGCCATGATCCACGGCAAACCAGCGCCATTCGTCGGCCGCGTCTCCATGAACCTGACGATCGTCGACGTAAGCAAAATCGAAGACCTCGCATTAGGAGATGAAGTCGTAATCCTCGGCGATGGCATCACAGCCGACGACCACGCCCATCTCGCAAACACCATTGCGTACGAGATCGTCTGCGGCGTCCGCGCATCGTCCCAACTCACTGCTTAG
- a CDS encoding DinB family protein, translated as MATMTQLRVDEAAALLSRTPATLDALLRGLPDTWTRGNEGKDTWSPFDIVGHLICGDRTDWMPRIHTILEHGESKPFHPFDRFAQAKETQNKTLEQLLDDFAHLRAENLTALKALNLQPNDLERRGTHPAFGSVTLSQLLATWATHDLTHLHQLSRVMAHQYHDAVGPWSAYLGVLHCNGHSAP; from the coding sequence ATGGCAACCATGACACAACTCCGCGTCGACGAAGCCGCCGCACTCCTCTCCCGAACGCCCGCAACCCTCGACGCCCTCCTGCGCGGCCTGCCCGACACCTGGACACGCGGCAACGAAGGAAAAGATACCTGGAGTCCCTTCGACATCGTCGGTCACCTCATCTGCGGCGATCGCACCGACTGGATGCCGCGCATCCACACCATCCTTGAGCACGGCGAATCCAAACCATTCCACCCCTTCGACCGCTTCGCGCAGGCAAAAGAGACGCAGAACAAAACCCTCGAACAGCTCCTCGACGACTTCGCCCACCTCCGCGCAGAAAACCTCACCGCACTCAAAGCCCTGAACCTGCAGCCGAACGATTTAGAGCGTCGCGGCACGCATCCAGCCTTCGGCTCCGTGACGCTGTCGCAACTCCTCGCCACATGGGCCACCCACGATCTCACCCATCTTCATCAGCTCTCCCGCGTCATGGCTCACCAGTATCACGACGCCGTCGGTCCATGGAGCGCCTACCTCGGCGTCCTCCACTGCAACGGCCACAGCGCCCCATAA
- a CDS encoding TetR/AcrR family transcriptional regulator, translating into MSTNDTKLSRESIAAAALAIADAEGFASVSMRRVAQELGVGTMSLYYYVKTKDDLIAVMDDALMGEALLPSIPKDWRRALTEIATRTHDLFLRHPWALVSMLSAPPGINAMRHMEQCLEALAGTSMTAQQKLALLATVDDFVFGHALREASADGAIDVAFAKAQMATGAFPRLAEVFGKGRIPAQRDRFKKGLKVLLEAELS; encoded by the coding sequence ATGTCAACGAACGATACAAAACTAAGTCGTGAGTCGATTGCGGCCGCGGCACTTGCGATCGCCGATGCGGAGGGATTTGCGAGCGTGTCGATGCGGCGCGTGGCGCAGGAGCTGGGCGTTGGGACGATGAGCCTGTACTACTACGTGAAGACGAAGGACGATCTGATCGCGGTGATGGATGACGCTTTGATGGGCGAAGCTTTGTTGCCATCGATCCCGAAGGACTGGCGGCGAGCGCTGACGGAGATCGCGACGCGAACGCATGATCTGTTTCTGCGACATCCGTGGGCGCTGGTGTCGATGTTGTCGGCTCCTCCGGGCATCAATGCGATGCGCCATATGGAGCAGTGCCTGGAGGCGCTTGCGGGCACGTCGATGACGGCTCAACAGAAGCTTGCACTGCTGGCGACGGTGGATGATTTTGTGTTCGGTCATGCGCTGCGGGAGGCTTCGGCCGATGGCGCGATTGATGTTGCGTTTGCGAAGGCGCAGATGGCGACAGGGGCCTTTCCCCGGCTTGCTGAGGTGTTCGGGAAGGGACGGATTCCTGCTCAGAGAGACCGCTTTAAGAAGGGGCTGAAGGTGCTTCTGGAGGCGGAGTTGTCGTAG
- a CDS encoding FAD-dependent monooxygenase, translating to MYEKPILIIGAGPTGLTLAIDLARRGIAFRLLEAAETPFQGSRGKGIQPRTLEVFEDLGVIDQILAAGAPYPKFRLHLGPLSLRAGSLGSSKPPTEAMPYPNLWMVPQSRTEEILRERLRQLGHQVEFGMALTKLEQDDHAVHATLSNGEIVDADYLVGCDGGHSAVRKSLGLKLEGEAIDEEPSLVADVEIKGLDRRDWHIWPSLKGGAIGLCPLPNTQLFQLMAKAASIGDNIEQVVLKATRQRIERIAWRSIYQPSVRMVNRYRVGRVFLAGDAAHVHPPSGGQGLNTGVQDAYNLGWKLAHVVSGGPSSLLDTYESERLPIAAAVLGLSKHLHQTRSIKRGDATKQLALHYRTSPLSSGDPLGTLHPGDRMPDRRIGDTRLFERMRGPQATELQLIDGPRILIRPDGYIASIRHNESTEYAGMPIQHIRCTTIPSLD from the coding sequence ATGTACGAAAAACCAATCTTGATCATCGGCGCCGGACCCACCGGACTCACCCTCGCAATCGACCTCGCCCGCCGTGGAATCGCCTTCCGCTTACTGGAAGCCGCAGAGACGCCCTTCCAGGGCTCGCGCGGCAAGGGCATCCAGCCACGCACGCTCGAGGTCTTCGAAGACCTCGGCGTCATCGACCAGATCCTCGCTGCGGGAGCGCCTTACCCCAAATTTCGTCTCCACCTCGGTCCTCTCTCGCTGCGTGCAGGTTCGCTGGGCTCGTCCAAACCGCCGACCGAAGCCATGCCCTACCCAAACCTGTGGATGGTGCCGCAGTCACGCACCGAGGAGATCCTAAGAGAGCGCCTGCGCCAGCTAGGCCATCAGGTCGAGTTCGGCATGGCCCTCACCAAGCTCGAGCAGGACGACCATGCCGTCCATGCAACGCTGTCGAACGGCGAAATCGTAGACGCCGACTACCTCGTCGGTTGTGACGGCGGCCACAGCGCAGTGCGCAAGAGCCTGGGGCTGAAGCTGGAAGGCGAAGCCATCGACGAAGAGCCCTCCCTCGTCGCCGACGTTGAGATCAAAGGTCTCGATCGCCGCGACTGGCACATCTGGCCCTCCCTCAAGGGCGGCGCAATCGGCCTCTGCCCACTGCCGAACACGCAACTCTTCCAACTCATGGCCAAAGCCGCATCCATCGGCGACAACATCGAGCAGGTAGTCCTCAAAGCCACCCGCCAGCGCATCGAACGCATCGCATGGAGATCCATCTATCAACCCTCCGTCCGCATGGTCAATCGCTATCGTGTCGGCCGCGTCTTCCTCGCAGGAGACGCAGCCCACGTCCATCCACCATCGGGCGGACAGGGCCTCAACACCGGTGTACAGGACGCGTACAACCTCGGATGGAAGCTCGCGCACGTCGTCAGCGGCGGACCGTCATCGCTCCTCGACACCTACGAATCCGAGCGTCTCCCCATCGCCGCCGCAGTCCTCGGCCTAAGCAAGCATCTGCATCAAACACGGTCCATCAAGCGCGGCGACGCAACCAAGCAGCTCGCCCTCCACTACCGCACCAGCCCCCTCTCCTCGGGCGATCCACTTGGCACACTGCACCCCGGCGATCGCATGCCTGACCGCCGCATCGGCGACACCAGGCTCTTCGAACGGATGCGCGGCCCTCAGGCAACCGAGCTTCAACTCATCGATGGGCCACGAATCCTGATTCGCCCCGACGGCTACATCGCATCCATCCGCCACAACGAATCGACCGAATATGCCGGCATGCCCATTCAACACATCCGCTGCACAACGATCCCCAGTCTCGACTAA
- a CDS encoding Gfo/Idh/MocA family protein: MPASQPLRVAVVGAGAFGRNHLRVFHQLQKEGQAVELVAVVDRAPAALAEASEKFGIPGFETIEACLAAVGPLHAASVCVPTVHHASAAAPLLAAGVDLLIEKPLAACLEEADSILELASRHGRIVQVGHLERFNPAVTAARQHLHKPMFFEAHRLSIFTARSLDVDVVLDLMIHDLDIVLSFVASPVREVRAVGLPVLSNKVDIANVRVEFENGCIANFTASRISTERVRKLRFFQPHQYLSLDFARQDLLMIDVTAAAGMDPRQLAQMVEKVQAAEAAQARQIEIGEKAEPVGQHPSAGLSLKKISVEPGEPLRLEIESFLQAVRTRTTPLVSGEAGRAALSLALEINTAIAAHAKRAGL, translated from the coding sequence GTGCCGGCGTCACAGCCACTGCGCGTCGCAGTCGTCGGAGCGGGAGCCTTCGGGCGCAACCATCTCCGTGTCTTCCATCAGCTTCAGAAGGAAGGGCAAGCGGTCGAACTCGTCGCTGTAGTCGACCGCGCCCCTGCTGCCCTCGCGGAAGCATCCGAAAAATTCGGCATTCCAGGCTTCGAGACCATCGAAGCTTGTCTGGCCGCAGTAGGTCCACTTCATGCCGCGTCGGTCTGCGTCCCAACGGTTCATCATGCCTCCGCAGCAGCCCCGCTTCTGGCTGCAGGCGTTGACCTGCTGATCGAAAAGCCCCTCGCCGCATGCCTCGAAGAGGCCGACAGTATCCTCGAACTGGCCAGCAGGCACGGTCGCATCGTGCAGGTCGGTCACCTCGAGCGCTTCAACCCTGCGGTCACCGCAGCCCGCCAGCATCTCCACAAACCCATGTTCTTTGAGGCCCACCGCCTCAGCATCTTCACCGCTCGCTCGCTCGATGTAGACGTCGTGCTCGACCTCATGATCCACGACCTCGACATCGTGCTCAGCTTCGTTGCCTCGCCCGTTCGCGAGGTGCGCGCCGTTGGCCTCCCCGTCCTCTCCAACAAAGTCGACATCGCCAACGTTCGCGTCGAGTTCGAAAACGGCTGTATCGCCAACTTCACCGCCAGCCGCATCAGCACGGAGCGTGTCCGCAAGCTGCGTTTCTTCCAGCCCCACCAGTACCTCTCGCTCGACTTCGCCCGTCAGGACCTCCTGATGATCGACGTCACCGCAGCCGCCGGTATGGACCCACGCCAACTCGCCCAGATGGTCGAAAAAGTTCAGGCAGCCGAAGCGGCCCAGGCCCGGCAGATTGAGATAGGCGAAAAGGCTGAGCCAGTCGGGCAGCATCCCTCTGCAGGCCTCTCCCTCAAAAAAATATCCGTCGAACCCGGCGAGCCCCTCCGCCTGGAGATCGAGTCGTTCCTTCAAGCCGTCCGCACCCGCACCACGCCGCTCGTCTCAGGCGAGGCAGGCCGAGCCGCACTCTCCCTGGCCCTCGAAATCAACACCGCAATCGCGGCCCACGCCAAACGCGCCGGCCTCTAG
- a CDS encoding outer membrane lipoprotein-sorting protein codes for MRIKQAFAVSLLGLAPALTGCLTHTRIVPKTRPADVVLDATLDQLLKQVNTRFDGVQTINASVEIAATTGGGRQGHETQYPSFSGYIFLRKPQDLRVLLRVPILGSQALDMVSDGKNWKIWIPKKNLAMTGTSEVTKPSQNGLENLRPVVIFDSLLVHGLGPDQVVSLTQDTRILTNEKDKKDLVEEPDYDLEFLAQPAGQIAHTIRVIHIGRTNLLPYQQDIYGPDGTVVTRAFYSNYQKFGDIPFPMKIVIVRPQDQYSLTVTITKLTLNQKLEDDQFELRIPDGVPVKSMD; via the coding sequence ATGAGGATAAAACAAGCGTTCGCTGTGAGTTTGCTTGGGCTGGCTCCGGCGTTGACCGGCTGCCTGACCCACACTCGGATCGTTCCCAAGACGCGTCCTGCCGACGTGGTTCTGGATGCGACGCTGGACCAACTCCTGAAGCAGGTGAACACTCGCTTTGACGGTGTTCAGACCATCAACGCGTCGGTTGAGATTGCCGCGACGACCGGTGGCGGGCGACAGGGTCACGAGACGCAATATCCAAGCTTCAGCGGTTACATCTTCCTTAGAAAACCGCAGGATCTGCGGGTTCTTCTGCGGGTGCCGATCCTTGGCTCGCAGGCTTTGGACATGGTTAGCGACGGCAAAAACTGGAAGATCTGGATACCCAAGAAGAATCTCGCGATGACTGGAACGAGCGAGGTGACTAAGCCTTCGCAGAATGGGCTTGAAAACCTGCGCCCAGTGGTCATCTTCGATTCACTTCTGGTGCATGGTCTTGGCCCGGACCAAGTTGTTTCGCTGACGCAGGATACGCGAATTCTGACCAATGAAAAAGACAAGAAGGATCTGGTTGAGGAGCCGGATTACGATCTCGAGTTTCTGGCTCAACCTGCGGGGCAGATTGCCCATACCATACGCGTGATTCATATTGGGCGTACGAATCTGCTGCCTTATCAGCAAGATATCTACGGCCCGGATGGGACGGTGGTGACGCGGGCTTTCTACAGCAACTACCAGAAGTTTGGGGACATTCCCTTTCCCATGAAGATCGTTATTGTGCGACCGCAGGACCAATACAGCCTGACGGTTACGATCACGAAGCTGACGCTGAATCAGAAGCTCGAAGACGATCAATTCGAGTTGAGGATTCCAGACGGTGTTCCAGTCAAAAGCATGGACTAG
- the mltG gene encoding endolytic transglycosylase MltG has translation MKFLATLMLLLVIGAACAASVIYRPYGRSTETFVDIAPGTGTEAIGAQLEKSGVIRSQYGFDVLRLVKGGTLKAGEYRFDHPVPMTDVYERLLHGDVYTQALTIPEGYNIFDIAQAVEAAGLGKRDAFLAAERQHTELILAWQPPGGPQPESLEGYLFPDTYQFSRHVTPLQILSAMVRRFHQETSQLGLNSDVARTVTMASLIEKEVSHDAERPLVAGVFANRLAKGIPLATDPTVVYAALLENRWRGTIYASDLQSPSLYNTYKHAGLPPGPICNPGLAALHAAMRPAKTDYLYFVSDAAGHSRFSATLKEHNVQVQAYRQAQK, from the coding sequence TTGAAGTTTCTTGCAACCCTAATGTTGCTTCTGGTGATTGGCGCGGCCTGCGCGGCTAGCGTCATCTATCGTCCCTACGGCCGGTCGACCGAGACCTTCGTCGATATCGCACCCGGTACGGGAACCGAAGCAATCGGGGCTCAGCTTGAAAAGAGTGGCGTCATTCGCAGCCAATATGGCTTCGATGTCCTCCGTCTCGTCAAGGGCGGCACGCTGAAAGCAGGGGAGTACCGCTTCGATCACCCTGTTCCCATGACTGATGTCTATGAGCGGCTGCTTCACGGCGACGTCTACACGCAGGCGCTGACCATTCCTGAGGGGTACAACATCTTCGACATCGCGCAGGCGGTCGAGGCGGCGGGCCTGGGGAAGCGTGACGCCTTCCTGGCGGCCGAGCGACAGCATACCGAGCTGATTCTGGCTTGGCAGCCCCCCGGCGGCCCTCAGCCGGAATCTCTCGAAGGCTATCTCTTTCCTGATACTTACCAGTTCTCACGCCACGTTACGCCACTTCAGATTCTTTCGGCCATGGTGCGGCGCTTCCATCAAGAGACGTCGCAGCTTGGCCTCAACAGCGACGTCGCGCGCACGGTAACGATGGCTTCTTTGATCGAAAAAGAGGTCAGCCACGACGCCGAACGGCCCCTTGTCGCGGGAGTCTTCGCGAATCGGCTGGCTAAGGGGATTCCTCTGGCTACCGATCCGACCGTCGTCTATGCGGCGCTGCTCGAGAATCGCTGGCGTGGGACCATCTACGCTTCGGACCTGCAATCTCCCTCTCTTTACAACACTTACAAACATGCCGGACTGCCTCCGGGGCCTATTTGCAACCCCGGGCTAGCCGCTTTGCACGCAGCGATGCGTCCGGCGAAGACGGATTACCTTTATTTTGTGAGCGATGCCGCGGGCCATAGCCGTTTCTCCGCTACGCTCAAAGAACATAATGTTCAGGTTCAGGCATATCGTCAGGCGCAAAAGTAG
- a CDS encoding GreA/GreB family elongation factor, which translates to MPEQVKKRLAEEIKLLEHELTTELPAEIKKAVALGDLSENAEYHMAKQRQVFVNARLGQLKKRMGELAMVNLVNIPTDKVGFGSHVTVFDSSKDEEIKYQLVTSEESDVAKGLISTTSPIGRSLLGKQVGDTATVITPNGKRELEILKLLTIHDVAEEV; encoded by the coding sequence ATGCCAGAACAAGTAAAAAAGAGGCTCGCGGAAGAGATTAAGTTGCTGGAGCACGAACTTACAACCGAACTCCCTGCAGAGATCAAAAAGGCCGTCGCACTCGGCGACCTGAGCGAAAACGCCGAGTACCACATGGCTAAGCAACGCCAGGTCTTCGTCAACGCTCGTCTCGGGCAGTTGAAGAAGCGGATGGGCGAGCTCGCCATGGTGAACCTGGTCAACATTCCCACCGACAAGGTCGGTTTTGGCTCTCATGTCACAGTCTTCGACTCCAGCAAGGACGAAGAGATCAAATATCAGCTTGTGACGAGCGAAGAGTCCGATGTTGCGAAGGGCCTGATTTCGACGACGTCTCCCATTGGTCGCTCTCTCCTCGGCAAACAGGTCGGCGATACGGCGACCGTCATCACTCCGAATGGCAAACGAGAGCTCGAGATCCTCAAGCTGCTCACCATCCACGATGTAGCCGAAGAGGTTTAA
- a CDS encoding CDP-alcohol phosphatidyltransferase family protein, translating to MTWTSAFGKGSGWLLQKIVNGLALTRISPNALTFIGLVINIIAACFFGFARPNNANRMFLYAGLIIIGAGVFDMVDGRVARKTNQVSIFGAFFDSVMDRYSDVAIFFGLLIYYARGNRLFYVGLVAFVMTACVMVSYTRARAEALIGTCKVGFMERPERIVCVILGALCNRWGVMAPALWVLALFATLTVIHRIRYTYLETERRKLIAQTK from the coding sequence TTGACCTGGACAAGCGCATTCGGCAAAGGCAGCGGCTGGCTGCTGCAAAAGATCGTCAACGGCCTCGCGCTGACCCGCATCTCTCCCAATGCGCTTACGTTTATCGGTCTGGTTATTAACATCATCGCTGCCTGTTTCTTCGGTTTCGCTCGCCCGAACAACGCGAACCGTATGTTTCTGTATGCCGGTTTGATCATCATCGGAGCTGGTGTCTTCGATATGGTTGACGGGCGAGTGGCGCGCAAAACCAATCAGGTCTCAATATTTGGCGCGTTCTTCGATTCCGTGATGGATCGCTATTCGGATGTAGCCATCTTTTTCGGCCTATTGATCTATTACGCACGCGGCAACCGCCTTTTTTATGTGGGCCTTGTGGCGTTTGTGATGACAGCGTGCGTCATGGTGAGCTACACACGTGCACGGGCCGAGGCTCTGATCGGTACCTGCAAAGTGGGCTTCATGGAGCGACCAGAGCGCATCGTCTGCGTGATTCTGGGCGCGTTATGCAACCGATGGGGAGTGATGGCGCCCGCACTGTGGGTACTTGCACTGTTTGCCACACTGACGGTCATCCACCGCATACGGTACACCTACCTCGAGACGGAACGCCGCAAACTGATCGCCCAAACAAAATAG
- the poxB gene encoding ubiquinone-dependent pyruvate dehydrogenase codes for MSKTIAELMVESLKNAGVKRVYGLPGDSLNGFTDALRRDGTIEWVHVRNEEVAAFAAGADAHLTGTLAVCAASCGPGNLHLINGLFDCHRSRVPVLAIAAHIPSSEIGSNYFQETHPQNLFKECSDYCEMVGVPEQMPRVLEIAMRTAINMSGVAVIVLPGDVLLHNAPDDHSVLPMKMAKPLIRPNDEELREAATILNAGKKITILGGAGCKDSHAELIAVADALKSPIVHALRGKEYITYDNPFDVGLTGLIGFSSGYHAMEDCDVLLMLGTDFPYTQFFPKHAKVIQIDIRGNQIGRRTKVDLGLIGSVKDTLSALLPLLETKTDRTHLDAKVKDYKKVREGLEELAGADENKTPIHPQYVARLVDQFAADDAIFTCDVGTPTVWAARYLTMNGSRRLLGSFTHGSMACAVPQAIGAQSAFPGRQVVTLSGDGGLAMMLGDLLTLRQLKLPIKMVVFNNGALAFVELEMKAAGIVTYATDLDNPSFAALANSIGIHGVRVDQPNDLESAIRTAFATPGPALIEVMVNRLELSMPPHISLDQMKGFSLYMARSVFSGRGDEIVELAKTNVIQRILS; via the coding sequence ATGTCGAAGACAATCGCGGAATTAATGGTTGAAAGCTTGAAGAACGCTGGAGTCAAACGGGTCTATGGCCTACCAGGAGACTCCCTTAACGGCTTCACCGATGCGCTTCGCAGGGACGGCACAATCGAATGGGTTCACGTACGAAACGAGGAGGTCGCGGCCTTTGCCGCCGGCGCTGACGCGCATCTGACGGGCACTCTTGCCGTCTGCGCGGCTAGTTGCGGCCCGGGCAATCTCCACCTCATCAATGGTCTGTTCGATTGTCATCGCAGTCGCGTGCCAGTCCTCGCCATTGCGGCGCACATTCCCAGTTCAGAGATCGGCAGCAACTACTTTCAGGAGACCCATCCGCAAAACCTTTTCAAGGAGTGCAGCGACTACTGCGAGATGGTCGGCGTGCCTGAGCAGATGCCCCGTGTACTCGAGATCGCCATGCGCACCGCCATCAACATGTCCGGCGTCGCGGTCATCGTGCTGCCTGGAGACGTCTTGCTGCACAACGCGCCCGATGACCATTCGGTGCTGCCCATGAAGATGGCAAAGCCGCTGATCCGTCCTAACGATGAAGAGCTACGTGAGGCGGCCACGATCCTCAATGCAGGGAAGAAGATCACCATCCTCGGCGGGGCGGGTTGCAAAGACTCTCACGCCGAGCTCATCGCCGTCGCCGACGCGCTCAAATCGCCCATCGTCCACGCGCTCCGCGGCAAGGAATACATCACGTATGACAACCCCTTTGACGTCGGACTTACCGGATTGATCGGCTTCAGCTCCGGCTACCATGCCATGGAGGATTGCGACGTTCTGCTCATGTTGGGAACCGACTTCCCCTATACGCAGTTTTTCCCAAAGCATGCGAAGGTCATCCAGATCGATATTCGCGGCAACCAAATTGGCCGGCGAACGAAGGTCGACCTCGGTCTTATCGGCTCAGTCAAAGACACTCTCTCGGCCCTGCTTCCTCTGCTCGAAACAAAGACGGATCGCACTCATCTAGATGCGAAGGTTAAGGACTACAAAAAGGTCCGCGAGGGTCTTGAAGAGTTGGCTGGTGCAGACGAGAACAAGACTCCTATCCATCCGCAATACGTAGCGAGGCTTGTCGATCAATTCGCGGCTGACGATGCCATCTTTACCTGCGACGTTGGCACGCCTACCGTCTGGGCAGCACGTTATCTCACCATGAACGGAAGCCGACGTCTGCTCGGGTCCTTCACGCACGGGTCAATGGCGTGCGCGGTGCCACAGGCCATCGGTGCACAGTCAGCGTTCCCCGGACGCCAGGTAGTCACGTTATCGGGCGACGGCGGTTTGGCCATGATGCTCGGTGATCTGCTGACCCTTCGCCAGCTCAAACTGCCCATCAAGATGGTCGTCTTCAACAATGGCGCACTGGCATTCGTCGAACTGGAGATGAAGGCGGCAGGCATCGTCACCTATGCCACCGACCTGGACAATCCCAGTTTTGCAGCCCTCGCCAACTCGATTGGTATTCATGGCGTTCGCGTCGATCAACCCAACGACCTCGAATCTGCCATCCGAACTGCCTTCGCCACACCCGGTCCAGCGCTGATTGAGGTGATGGTGAACCGACTCGAGCTCTCCATGCCGCCGCACATTAGTCTCGACCAGATGAAGGGATTCTCCCTTTACATGGCGCGAAGTGTTTTCAGCGGACGCGGCGATGAGATCGTCGAGCTAGCGAAAACAAACGTGATTCAGCGGATACTTTCCTAG
- a CDS encoding isoaspartyl peptidase/L-asparaginase: protein MSLQPVLLIHGGAWAMPDDAIAAHEAGIANALATGYALLEKGATAVDAVEAAVAVMEDDDTFDAGRGSFLTQDGRVQMDALLMNGENLRTGGVACVERLRNPIRAARLVLEKSPHVYFVGTGAERFARQHGMALCDNMDLVVRREQERLYKAQADELAGLPDETFSGSLESHDTVGAVALDVHGNIAAGTSTGGTLNKAPGRVGDSSLIGCGCYADNLSAAVSLTGWGEPIMKLVLGKRAVDRVAAGASPDEAAREAINYLFDRLGGHGGIILLGPDGRVGLAHNTPRMAWGLQTPSGKQIGITRN, encoded by the coding sequence ATGAGTCTGCAACCCGTTTTGTTAATTCACGGCGGAGCCTGGGCGATGCCCGACGACGCCATCGCTGCCCACGAAGCTGGCATCGCAAACGCGCTGGCCACAGGTTATGCCCTTCTCGAAAAAGGCGCCACCGCAGTCGATGCTGTAGAGGCTGCTGTCGCCGTTATGGAAGATGACGACACCTTCGACGCCGGGCGTGGATCCTTCCTCACGCAGGATGGCCGGGTGCAGATGGATGCTCTGTTGATGAACGGTGAAAATCTGCGAACAGGCGGAGTAGCGTGTGTTGAGCGGCTACGAAATCCGATTCGCGCAGCACGGTTGGTTTTGGAAAAGTCCCCGCATGTCTATTTTGTCGGCACGGGAGCGGAAAGGTTCGCACGTCAGCACGGAATGGCGCTGTGCGACAACATGGACCTGGTGGTGCGGCGCGAGCAGGAGCGGCTCTACAAGGCCCAGGCCGACGAACTGGCTGGATTGCCTGACGAAACCTTCTCAGGAAGCCTGGAGTCGCACGATACGGTAGGGGCGGTTGCGCTCGACGTCCATGGCAATATCGCAGCCGGAACCAGCACGGGGGGCACTCTAAACAAAGCCCCCGGGCGCGTTGGCGACTCTTCCCTGATCGGTTGTGGCTGCTATGCGGACAATCTGTCGGCGGCGGTCTCATTGACGGGCTGGGGCGAGCCTATTATGAAGCTTGTTTTGGGTAAGCGGGCTGTGGATCGTGTTGCGGCAGGGGCCAGTCCCGACGAAGCAGCCCGCGAAGCAATCAATTACTTATTCGACCGATTGGGTGGGCATGGGGGAATTATTCTCCTGGGACCGGATGGTCGCGTGGGATTGGCACACAATACGCCGCGGATGGCCTGGGGTCTCCAGACTCCTTCAGGAAAGCAAATCGGCATCACTCGTAACTGA